From one Streptomyces sp. ICC1 genomic stretch:
- a CDS encoding 3-oxoacyl-ACP reductase produces MSLPLEGLSAIVTGAGRGLGRAEAIELARLGASVVVNDFGQAGRDGSGEASAAPAEEVAAEIRAAGGQAVAHLGDVADFEQARELVELAVNSFGKLDILVNNAGILRDRMVFSMSEAEWDSVIRVHLKGHFNTTHFASVHWRERSKAAGGPVYGRIVNTSSEAFLGGSAGQPNYAAAKGGIVGLTTSTALALGKYGVTANAICPRARTRMTEDVFAGFQVPEEGKLDALAPEHVAPLVGYLASPASAKANGQLFVVHGGIVVVMERPKVAAKFDTAKESFSYEELDGLLTAHYESRPAGETFAATEVLGLKHDG; encoded by the coding sequence ATGTCACTGCCACTTGAGGGACTCTCCGCCATCGTCACCGGGGCCGGCCGGGGCCTGGGCCGGGCCGAGGCGATCGAGCTCGCCCGGCTCGGTGCGAGCGTGGTCGTCAACGACTTCGGCCAGGCCGGCCGCGACGGCTCCGGGGAGGCTTCGGCCGCCCCGGCGGAGGAGGTCGCCGCGGAGATCCGCGCGGCCGGCGGGCAGGCGGTGGCGCACCTCGGCGACGTGGCCGACTTCGAGCAGGCGCGCGAGCTGGTCGAGCTGGCGGTGAACAGCTTCGGCAAGCTCGACATCCTGGTCAACAACGCGGGCATCCTGCGCGACCGGATGGTCTTCTCGATGTCGGAGGCGGAGTGGGACTCGGTCATCCGGGTCCACCTCAAGGGCCACTTCAACACCACCCATTTCGCCTCCGTGCACTGGCGCGAGCGCTCCAAGGCGGCGGGCGGCCCGGTCTACGGCCGGATCGTCAACACCTCCTCGGAGGCCTTCCTCGGCGGTTCGGCGGGCCAGCCCAACTACGCGGCGGCCAAGGGCGGCATCGTGGGCCTGACCACCTCGACCGCCCTGGCGCTCGGCAAGTACGGGGTCACGGCCAACGCCATCTGCCCGCGGGCCCGTACCCGGATGACGGAGGACGTCTTCGCGGGCTTCCAGGTCCCGGAGGAGGGCAAGCTCGACGCGCTCGCCCCCGAGCACGTCGCCCCGCTGGTCGGCTACCTGGCCTCCCCGGCCTCGGCGAAGGCCAACGGGCAGCTGTTCGTCGTCCACGGCGGCATCGTGGTCGTGATGGAGCGCCCCAAGGTGGCGGCGAAGTTCGACACCGCCAAGGAGTCCTTCTCCTACGAGGAGCTCGACGGGCTCCTCACCGCGCACTACGAGTCCCGCCCCGCGGGCGAGACCTTCGCGGCCACCGAGGTGCTGGGCCTCAAGCACGACGGCTGA
- a CDS encoding TetR/AcrR family transcriptional regulator, with the protein MPNDAPKPLRADAVRNVEKIVRAARDVYAQVGPDAPLDEIARRAGVGIATLFRRFPDKAALLRAVLDQQFTQDVRPAIDRGLADEDPRRSLTVVIEAALTSAAAEHHVLTAARNAGVFSAETSARFFDALDPLVTRGQQAGVIRGDLVPDDLKRIMSMLVSVLWTMDPAEDGWRRYVTLLLDGLNPPAATPPALQQAPLG; encoded by the coding sequence GTGCCGAACGACGCCCCCAAACCCCTGCGCGCCGACGCCGTCCGCAACGTCGAGAAGATCGTCCGGGCGGCGCGCGACGTATACGCCCAGGTGGGACCCGATGCGCCGCTCGACGAGATCGCCCGGCGGGCCGGCGTCGGCATCGCGACGCTCTTCCGCCGCTTCCCCGACAAGGCCGCCCTCCTTCGAGCCGTACTCGACCAGCAGTTCACCCAGGACGTCCGCCCCGCCATCGACCGGGGCCTCGCCGACGAGGATCCCCGCCGCAGCCTGACCGTCGTGATCGAGGCCGCCCTGACATCGGCGGCCGCCGAGCACCACGTCCTGACGGCGGCCCGCAACGCCGGCGTCTTCTCCGCGGAGACCAGCGCCCGCTTCTTCGACGCGCTCGACCCGCTGGTGACGCGCGGCCAGCAGGCCGGGGTGATCCGCGGGGACCTCGTGCCCGACGATCTCAAAAGAATCATGAGCATGCTCGTCAGCGTGCTGTGGACCATGGACCCGGCCGAGGACGGCTGGCGGCGCTACGTGACCCTGCTCCTGGACGGCCTCAACCCCCCGGCGGCCACCCCCCCTGCCCTCCAGCAGGCCCCGCTGGGCTGA
- a CDS encoding MFS transporter has translation MPQPPRAAPRTGKVIATLALAGVAAAVMQTLVTPLLVDLPKILHTSPSNAAWVITATLLVAGVCVPISGRLGDMVGKRRMMLACCVPLIAGSVVCALSSSVVPMIAGRGLQGIGMGMIPLGIALLRDILPAEKLSSSIGLVSASMGIGGGIGLPLSAAVAQYANWRFLFWGAAVLASAVAVMIVVFVPDVPAGAKGQRFDAVGALGLAVGLVCLLLFVSKGSDWGWGSATALGLVGAAVVVLGAWGWFEWRTTDPLVDLRTTVRPRVLLTNLASVFIGFGMYASMLVVPQLLQFPAATGYGLGQSMLAAGLWMLPGGLMMMAVSPLGGRLTNARGPKVTLVCGALVLAAGYGTALLLAGTAAGLMVAAMVINCGVALAYGAMPALVMSAVPPAESGAANGFNALMRSLGTSVGAAVVGVVLARMTTTVGGVTFTSEAGFRTGLLMGGGFALVSGAVAAFIPAPRPQRAGPRDASGPAAEAAQTSVST, from the coding sequence ATGCCCCAGCCGCCCAGGGCCGCTCCCCGCACCGGCAAGGTGATCGCGACGCTCGCGCTCGCGGGGGTCGCCGCGGCCGTCATGCAGACGCTGGTCACTCCGCTGCTGGTCGACCTGCCGAAGATCCTCCACACCTCCCCGTCCAACGCCGCCTGGGTCATCACCGCCACCCTGCTGGTCGCGGGTGTGTGCGTGCCGATCAGCGGGCGGCTGGGCGACATGGTCGGCAAGCGCCGCATGATGCTCGCGTGTTGCGTACCGCTGATCGCGGGATCGGTGGTGTGCGCGCTGTCGAGCAGCGTCGTACCGATGATCGCCGGGCGCGGCCTGCAGGGGATCGGCATGGGCATGATCCCGCTGGGCATCGCCCTGCTCCGGGACATCCTCCCCGCCGAGAAGCTCAGTTCCTCCATCGGCCTGGTGAGCGCTTCGATGGGCATCGGCGGCGGGATCGGCCTGCCGCTCTCGGCGGCCGTCGCGCAGTACGCGAACTGGCGCTTCCTGTTCTGGGGGGCCGCGGTGCTGGCGTCGGCCGTCGCCGTCATGATCGTGGTCTTCGTTCCGGACGTCCCCGCCGGCGCCAAGGGCCAGCGCTTCGACGCGGTCGGCGCGCTGGGCCTCGCGGTGGGCCTGGTGTGCCTGCTGCTCTTCGTGTCCAAGGGCTCCGACTGGGGGTGGGGTTCGGCGACCGCCCTCGGTCTGGTCGGCGCCGCGGTCGTGGTCCTGGGCGCCTGGGGATGGTTCGAGTGGCGGACCACCGATCCGCTGGTGGACCTGCGCACCACGGTCCGCCCGCGCGTGCTGCTGACCAACCTCGCTTCGGTGTTCATCGGGTTCGGCATGTACGCGAGCATGCTGGTCGTGCCGCAGTTGCTGCAGTTCCCGGCGGCGACCGGGTACGGGCTGGGCCAGTCGATGCTGGCGGCCGGGCTGTGGATGCTCCCCGGCGGGCTGATGATGATGGCGGTTTCCCCCCTCGGGGGCCGCCTCACCAACGCGCGCGGCCCGAAGGTCACCCTGGTCTGCGGGGCGCTCGTGCTGGCCGCGGGCTACGGCACGGCGCTGCTGCTGGCGGGGACGGCCGCGGGCCTGATGGTCGCCGCCATGGTCATCAACTGTGGTGTCGCGCTGGCCTACGGTGCGATGCCCGCCCTGGTGATGAGCGCGGTGCCGCCCGCGGAGAGCGGCGCCGCCAACGGTTTCAACGCCCTCATGCGCTCGCTGGGGACCTCCGTCGGCGCCGCGGTCGTCGGTGTCGTCCTGGCTCGGATGACGACCACGGTCGGCGGCGTCACCTTCACCTCCGAGGCGGGCTTCCGGACCGGCCTGCTGATGGGCGGCGGCTTCGCCCTGGTGTCGGGGGCCGTCGCCGCGTTCATTCCCGCTCCCCGGCCGCAGCGGGCGGGGCCGCGGGATGCCTCCGGGCCGGCGGCGGAGGCCGCGCAGACCTCGGTGAGCACGTAG
- a CDS encoding epoxide hydrolase family protein: MKNSSGTPTDARIRPFRIDVPQAELDDLRDRLARTRWATGSPAAGWSRGVPTDYLKALAAYWADGFDWRAAEAEFNEFPQFTTEIDGQNIHFLHVRSDNPDALPLLLMHDWPCSFVQFVDVIKPLAEDFHVIVTSTPGTGFSGPLSGEGWNTGRIAGAFVELMERLGYGAYGVQGTGGGAWIAAEMGRRAPDRVTGVHVNGLITFPSGDPAELDGLTSGEQERLARLEEFQQDKMGFAAIQSTRPQTLAHGLHDSPVGQLAWIAEKFKEWTDPAAELPEDAVGRDRLLANISVYWFTGTAGSSADLYYEAAHDPGAWAPKPRGTVPTGVAVALPTDIAIRRFAERDHHVTHWTELERGGNFLSLEQPEAFVSDVRTFFA; encoded by the coding sequence ATGAAGAACAGCAGCGGCACCCCCACCGACGCCCGTATCCGCCCCTTCCGCATCGACGTCCCGCAGGCCGAGCTCGACGACCTGCGCGACCGCCTCGCGCGCACCCGCTGGGCCACCGGGAGCCCCGCCGCCGGCTGGAGCCGGGGCGTGCCCACCGACTACCTCAAGGCCCTGGCCGCGTACTGGGCCGACGGCTTCGACTGGCGCGCGGCCGAGGCCGAGTTCAACGAGTTCCCCCAGTTCACCACCGAGATCGACGGCCAGAACATCCACTTCCTGCACGTCCGCTCGGACAACCCGGATGCCCTGCCCCTGCTCCTGATGCACGACTGGCCCTGCTCGTTCGTCCAGTTCGTCGATGTCATCAAGCCGCTCGCCGAGGACTTCCACGTCATCGTGACCTCCACCCCCGGCACCGGCTTCTCCGGCCCGCTCTCCGGCGAGGGCTGGAACACCGGCCGCATCGCGGGCGCGTTCGTCGAGCTGATGGAGCGGCTCGGGTACGGCGCGTACGGAGTCCAGGGGACCGGCGGCGGCGCCTGGATCGCCGCCGAGATGGGCCGCCGGGCCCCCGACCGGGTCACCGGCGTCCACGTGAACGGCCTGATCACCTTCCCCTCCGGAGACCCCGCCGAACTCGACGGCCTGACCTCCGGCGAGCAGGAGCGCCTGGCCCGCCTGGAGGAATTCCAGCAGGACAAGATGGGCTTCGCCGCCATCCAGTCCACCCGCCCGCAGACCCTCGCCCACGGCCTGCACGACTCGCCCGTGGGCCAACTCGCCTGGATCGCGGAGAAGTTCAAGGAGTGGACCGACCCCGCCGCCGAGCTCCCCGAGGACGCCGTGGGCCGAGACCGGTTGCTGGCCAACATCAGCGTCTACTGGTTCACCGGCACGGCCGGCTCCTCGGCGGACCTCTACTACGAAGCGGCCCACGACCCGGGCGCCTGGGCCCCGAAACCGCGCGGCACCGTACCGACCGGCGTGGCCGTGGCCCTGCCCACCGACATCGCCATCCGCCGCTTCGCCGAACGCGACCACCACGTCACCCACTGGACCGAGCTGGAACGCGGCGGCAACTTCCTCTCCCTGGAACAGCCGGAAGCCTTCGTGTCGGACGTCCGCACCTTCTTCGCCTGA
- a CDS encoding YafY family protein translates to MIDTSARLLRLLSLLQSPRAWPGSELAERLGVSGRTVRNDIERLRELGYPVDATRGTTGGYRLGAGAAMPPLLLDDEEAVAVTIALRTAAQGAVPGTEETSLRALGKLEQVLPSRLRRRVRALAAYTVAVPADRPVPAVAADVLTTLVSACRDRERLRFDYLDHAGSPTRRLVEPYRAVNWGRRWYLVAWDVEREDWRTFRIDRIRPRLPAGPRFAPREPPGGDLAAYVSQRVSGAAWRHHARVTVHAPAAAVIERINPAVGTVEALDAGSCVLVTGADSVEALAVHLGLLDFDFEVTGPAELVGHLRRLADRYARSTPPAG, encoded by the coding sequence GTGATCGATACTTCGGCGCGGCTGCTGCGCCTGCTCTCTCTGTTGCAGAGCCCGCGGGCCTGGCCGGGATCCGAGCTGGCCGAACGGCTGGGGGTGAGCGGCCGTACGGTCCGCAACGACATCGAGCGGCTGCGCGAGCTCGGCTATCCCGTGGACGCCACGCGCGGTACGACCGGCGGCTACCGGCTGGGCGCGGGCGCGGCGATGCCGCCGCTGCTCCTCGACGACGAGGAGGCCGTCGCGGTGACGATCGCGCTGCGCACCGCGGCGCAGGGCGCGGTCCCCGGTACGGAGGAGACCTCGCTGCGGGCGCTGGGCAAGCTGGAGCAGGTGCTGCCCTCGCGGTTGCGCCGCCGGGTGCGGGCGCTGGCCGCGTACACGGTGGCCGTGCCGGCGGACCGGCCGGTGCCGGCCGTCGCGGCGGACGTGCTGACCACCCTGGTCTCGGCGTGCCGGGACCGGGAGCGGCTGCGCTTCGACTACCTGGACCACGCGGGTTCGCCCACCCGCCGCCTCGTGGAGCCGTACCGGGCGGTGAACTGGGGGCGGCGCTGGTACCTGGTGGCGTGGGACGTGGAGCGCGAGGACTGGCGGACCTTCCGGATCGACCGGATCCGGCCCCGCCTCCCGGCCGGGCCGCGCTTCGCCCCGCGCGAGCCGCCGGGCGGCGACCTCGCGGCGTACGTCTCCCAGCGGGTGTCGGGGGCGGCCTGGCGCCATCACGCGCGGGTGACCGTGCACGCCCCGGCGGCGGCGGTGATCGAGCGGATCAACCCGGCGGTCGGCACGGTCGAGGCGCTCGACGCCGGGAGCTGCGTGCTGGTCACCGGCGCCGACTCGGTGGAGGCCCTCGCCGTGCACCTGGGGCTGCTCGACTTCGACTTCGAGGTCACCGGGCCCGCGGAGCTGGTCGGGCACCTGCGCCGGCTGGCGGACCGCTACGCGCGCTCGACGCCGCCCGCCGGGTGA